The Paenibacillus dendritiformis region ATAAAATGGAGCTCCAATATGTCGGTCAGCATATAGCTGCGCTCTTCATCCTCATATAAATGAAAGGTACTATGAAACTTCTCCAGCGGAAGATAATGATGGTCGAGAATATTTACCCCTATGGACCGCTGCAAACGGTCATAAGGATCCCCATGATGAAGCGATTCGGTCAGCAGCTTGCCTACATAGAATAAACTTCGATAGTCCATTCGAACAAAGCGGCGCACTTGCATTTCGACATTTACTTTTTCACGGCCATCGACTTCACATAAAATATCCAGCACCGCTTCCTTATCTTCCACTAACTCACGGGCGAGCTTTGTATCTTCTATAATAGACACATCGGTGATCATCTGTGCGCCCTCGCGCCGGAGTATGGCATTTAACAAGCCAATCAGCAAGCGCTTGCCTTCCTTTTCGCCAAACAAGCGCTTGAACAGAAAATCGTTTTTCGGGTTAAGTCTGTGTAATTGCTGCACATCAGCTGTTTTCACCTTATCTCCTCCTCATTGTAACATATTTGGCTGCCATTCAATTCCGAAAGTATCCTGAAAAAAGCACGCGCCATCCGCTTCTCCTAATTACCAAGGAGACTCGGACAGCGCGTGCTTCGCGGCTGGCGATTTTGTTTCTGCGTATTCCATACGTTGGCAGCTAAATTAGTTCGCTTCCATAATATCACATATTAGGCATTAGGGCGATGTAATACGGTTCAGGAGCTTTATCAAATCGATCTATTAGTTATAAACAAACAAAGCTAAACCAACATCAAGCGGAAGATAAGCTTTTGTAAAACAACAGGCGCCTAATGCAAACATTTCGCGGGAAAGGCCGCTTTCCATCGTAAAAAAGCCGATTGTATTCTGGTACGGCAGGTCTATTGTGTTAGGGACGGCGGGTGTCATATACTTTTGCTGTATATACGGTCGGCTACCGTTCGCAAGGAGGGAGGCCAGCAATGGAACGTTTCCGGGATGAACCGGGATACAAATACGCTTTCGGCGCCGTGCTTCATCGCGGTGAGCAAGTGGCGGTGAAATGTCCGCAATGCGGAGGTCTCGCCTTCATCTATCAGGGAGAGGAGCGGAGAGAGGTAAGGTGCACGGCATGCTTCCATCATGAGAAAGAGCCTGAAGCATACCGGTATGCGGCCAGCGGAGTATGCGAATCGTGCGAGAGATGGTTCAACGAGGAAGTGAAGGACAGGAAGCAGCTTGCGCAGCGCATGATTCATATCCGATGTCCTCACTGCTCTGCCATGAATCAGGTGCCGCTGCGCAGGACGCTGACGTGCAGAGGGTATGATTTCGATATCCGGCAGGGGCGCGATCCGGTATTCCATTTGGACCTGTATTACCTCGACATGTTCCGCGGCAAGCCGGTATGGGCGCTGAACCGGGACCACCTACACTATCTCATCGACTACATATCGGCCGATCTGCGGGAGAAGCCGGGCACCGGCATGATGCGGACGGCTTCGCATACGCTGCCTGCCTATATGAAAGAGGCGAAAAATAGAGCGGCCATGGTCAAGACGCTGCGCGGACTGCTGCATAAGGATACTTGAAAGACAGCAATGGAGGAATCGAGATGAAAAAAGGCGCCAAACTTGGGATTGTGCTGGGCATCATCGCAGTGCTGCTTATTCCCGCTTATTTCATTGGACGCACCTTCGGCTTGTTCCAGGGGGAGGTTGTGTTGACACGGTACGCGCTTGCGATAGAGGTCGATGGGCGGAAATACGATGTCTGGCCTCTTATCAGCAGCTTCGCCGCCATGGATAAGCGGGGGGAGGATCGGCAGTTCTATTATCAAGCGGAGAGAAGCGACATCAACTATTTGTTCCAGCTTGCCTATAAAGAGTTCGAGCCGGAGCCATCCGATGACAATCCGTATCTTGCCGGAAAGATTCAATATGGAGGGGAACGGGACAAGTATGTAACGGAGGTCCGCCAGTACGAGAATGCGCGGGATTCGAAGCAGATCTATCAATTCCATGACGGCAAGGGCCGTCTTATCTATACCTATGATCCGGAAGCGCCCATCGATCGCGATTATATGAAGGAGATTATTGCCGCAGGCATGACCCGGCATACCGGAGGCGGTCAAAGCGAGGTCATAGATCCGTATATCAATATTACGAAGCTGTTCAAGGATAAGCTGGGCATCCTCGTGAAGCTGGATGTGGATGCGGAAGCCAAGCTGGTCACCCTATCCATGGAACAAGGAAAGGATGTGAACCCATGACGGTTCAGCATCAATACAGACCGGGACCGGCCTATCTCGAAGGAATTACCGTGCCAGTGAATCCGGGAGCTTGGAGAGAGGAGGAATGGACGAGCAAGCTCCAGACTCCGGAGGGCCATACCCAATTTTATTTATTCTACTATGGGGAACTGATGGAGGAGTTGATTACGGCAACCGAGTTCGCGCCTCAACTGATCGTCGCCGAGGATGTCGTTACCGGCCAACGGTACGTCCTGTTTGACGGCTGCAGACACGGGTATGATGCGATGCTGTGCGACACGTATTCGGACGAGCAGCGGAACGGCCGGACGCAGCTCCTTCCGTATATCGATCCCGATGGGGAGGATACGTTCGAGATTCGCATCACCGTTTTTTATAATGTCGATTGGGATGAGGAATTTGCGGAAGATGTGGATGAGGAAGGGCAACTGGGGCTGATTAGCGGGGAACGCTGCAGCTTCGCGGAAGCGAAGCGCAATGGATTCGATGCGCTGAGCATCACTGTCGTGAACACCTCGGGACTGGAGACGGAGGTCGCCCAGGAAGAGCTGGCTTGACGGAGATGCGGCATATGATTCTCGCAGGGATCGAGCTGGGCTTTGCCTTCGTTGGGTCAGAACCGTAACTAGGGATAAGCTGAAATCAACCCCTTCAAGCCGTGACGGTTTGAAGGGGTTTTTGGTCTGTCCGGCTCCTTCCGCAGGGGAAAAAACTACCGCTGCAGGTAGCGCCAATACTGATTGTGAATGATAATCATTATTAGTTCTGCTGTCGCAAGGTATTCCGCCAGATCCATGTTGTCAAGGAGGGGCACGATCGGGGAAAACGGAGTATGCCGATTGCCTGTAACCCACAGGAAATGGCAGTGCGGCGGCGTTCGCCCATGCATGATTACGGATGCGGTAAAAGGAGGAATTGCGATGCCCACACCACTAACGGCCACATTATCAACGGAGGATAAGCCGGAGCAGCAGGCGAATCCGCGCCGCTGGTATGCGCTAGCGGTCATTTTGCTGCCGACGCTGCTGATTTCGTTGAATACGTATATGATACAGGTCGCCCTGCCGTCTATGCAGCGCAGCCTTCATGCCAGCTTCGCGGAGGCCCAGCTGATCGTGACCGGGTTCTCGCTCGGGCTGGCGGTGGCGCTGATGGCCAGCGGGAAGCTAGGGGATAGGTACGGGAGAAAGCGGATGCTATTTATCGGCGTGAGCGGGTTCACGCTCATGGCTGCGCTGGGCGGCTTGACTTTGGAGCCGGCGCTTCTTATTGCCATACGGATCGTGCAGGGGCTGGCTGCGGCTTTTATTCAGCCCCAGGTGCTGTCCATCATGCAGGTCAGCTTCACCCAGCGGGAGAAGCCGCTCGCGTTCGGCGTGTACGGCGCCATGATCGGCTTCGGCTTCGCCAGCGGCCTAATTCTGGGCGGAGTTCTCGTTAATTGGAATCTGTTCGACCTCGGCTGGCGGACCGTGTTCTTTTTCAATGTGCCGTTCGGGCTTCTCGTTCTGCTGCTTCTGCCGATGGTTCCCGAGTCGCGGGGGGAGCAGGCGCACGGCCTTGATTGGGCCGGGACTGTCCTGCTTATGGGCGGATTGTTCTTGGTTGTCTATCCGTTGTCTGAGGGGCAGAAGCAAGGGTGGACGGCATGGACCTGGCTCTGTCTCCTGGCCGCGCTGCCGCTGCTCGCGGCATTTGTCATGGTAGAATTGCGGAAGCGGAAGCGCGGGGCGGTCCCGCTCGTCGATTTGTCTATCTTCAAGCATCGCTCCTTCCGCGCGGGGATGGCGGCTGTCGTTGTCATCTACCTCAGCCTATTTTCCTTTTTCTTTATCGTAAGCTATTACGTGCAGTACGGGCTGCATCGGGGTGTGCAATATGCCAGTCTCGTATTCCTGCCTCTGGGCGCCGGGCTCTTCCTGACTTCGCTGCTGTCGGCCCGCATCGTCCGGCGCTGGGGGCTGCCCGTGTTGAAAATAGGCGCGCTGACGGTCGGGGCCAGTTGTCTCCTGTTCATCGGCTCGCTGACGATCGACGCGGCGGATCTGCTGCATGTCCGCAATGTTTTGATTCTGCTCGCCTATGGACTGGGACTCGGCCTGGTTACAACGCCTCTCGTCAATGTCGTTCTCGGTACGGTGCCGGCACAAGAGGCCGGAACCGGTTCGGGTCTGTTCACGACCTTGATGTATTTGGCCAATTCGCTTGGAGTGGCGCTCATCGGCATCGTGTTCTCCGCCTCGCTGGGTCCCGGCGAAGCGGACTTGCCCGATTATGTCCGCGCCTTCGCCGTGTCGGTGGCGGCAAGCGGAGGAATGGCGCTGACCGCCTTCCTCTGTCTTTGCTTCCTGCCCAATCCCGGCGGGGCGCAATCGGAGACGGCCGCTTGACGCATGCGCCCATGAGCCATGAGCGGCGGCAAAAGGCGCGCGCCGCTTGATGCTGCCGGCATAACAAAGCGACGCCCCATCGAGCACAGAATATCCTGCGTTCGAGGGAGCGTCTTCGATTATAGCGAGAATTTGGCTTCCCCGTTGAATATCCATTCCTCCGGGGCGGACGCGCGCTCGAACAAGCGCTCCGTACCCTGCTCCTCGGCATAGTGCCGCTCTTCCTCCGTAATCGGAATCATCCAGAGCAGATTGAGCGGATCGCCGCCGATCTCCGGAAGGGCTACAGCCGGCGCATGCGGCGGCTGGGCAAGCGCCACCGCAGTGAAGCGCTCGTGACTGAGGCCGATCTCGCCGCATGGAATCGTATGTCCATTGGCGACGAACGTAAGATAGGTCCAGGGCAGGTTGGTCTGCCCGCTAATGTACTGCAGCATCGGCTTCCCATGCTCGGCCAGCCAGCGCGAATCGCAGGCGAAGGCGAACTCGAACCTCCGCAGCAGCTCCGGCGTCTCCGTATATTGCTCCACCTTCGGCTGCGGCAGAATCGATGTCCCCAATGTCACGACATAGGTGACGTCCCCCTGCTCGACGGTAACCATAGCTCGCGGGGGCCAGTTGCCGCCGTCGATGGCATAGTAGTTCGTGACGGGACCGAGTCCGGATTCGATAGCCTCCAGATACTGCTGCTGCAAGCCTGTCCAGGTATGCTCGTCCCAGCTCTGCCAGAACTGCTTGGCGAGCTCGATGCGCCGGAACAACGCGTTCGAATCGGGCGTCCCCAGCGGGAAGCACAGGTTCGACTCCCCGATGCAGTCCCTCGCATAGCCGGGATAACTGTGTTCGTCTCCGGACGAACCGGCCCATCCGGGGATGACGCTTACGATCTCATCCCGATAGAGCAGGGCGGCGGCATCGCCTTCCTCGAACCAGACGACAGCGAGCTGTTCGGGATCAAGCCGCTCGGCCCCATCGGGATGGGCGCAGCAGTCTCTCGGCAGCATCGGAGCCCGGCCATGGCCCATCGCTTCCACGTCGAGGGACTCCGGCGCCGGCCCGTAATTCCTGACCCAGCAGGCGCGAACGCTCGCATATTCCTCGCCCGGGTAGTTCCATAAATAAAAATAAACGCAGTCCTCATATTCCTCCACAAACGCTTGAATGGGGCAGACGGGCGAGAACTCTTCCAAAATGATATTTTTCATGACTTCACCTCACAACGGGTATGCAATCCATTTGTTGCCATCAAGTGGATATGGAGATAGGATAGCATCCGGCCGGCGAAGATACAATCATGTCCGCTATGAATTGAAAATTCCTTTTTGCCAACTCCATTTCTTCGATCTCATTCGATTTTCATGGCCACGATTCTTCCATAATTTGATTGACTAGGGTGGATACTTATGGTAATTTAATTGATGATAATGATTATCATTATCATCAATGTCATAGGAAATGCAACTACCATCCTATGCTTCATGCTCATCTTATATTAGCAAAAGGAGGTTCCCCGTGGTTTCAAAAAAAGAGCTGCCGACAGACAGAAGCCTGCGAACGCCTGACCGGAGCCGGAAAACCGAGTTGAATGCGATCAAAGAATTTATGGATCAGCATTATGACGAATCGCTGTCGATCGGGCAACTGGCGCGGATGGCCAATATCAGCCCCAAATATTTTGTCGATCTCTTCAAGAAAACCTACGGCCTAAGCGCCATGGATTACTTGACGGCCGTGCGCATGAACCACGCGAAGCGTTATTTGGCGGAATCCGGAGAGCGTCTGCGCGATATTGCCCTGAAGGTTGGGTATAAGGACGAATTCTACTTTAGCCGCAAATTCAAGAAAGAAGTCGGTGTGTCTCCGTCCGACTTCGCGAAGAATGCGAGGCGGCATATCGCCGCCTGCTCCTCTGCGTTGATCGGGCAATTGCTTGCGCTGGATGTCATGCCGGTGGCGGCGCCGCTCGACCCGAAGTGGACGCCTCATTACTACCACGCCTTGCGAACGGAAATTCGATCCCATCTGATGCTTACCGCTCCTTATGCCTATCGCCCGTTCGAAGTGAATCTGAACAAGCTGGTGCAGGCTCGTCCCGATGCGATTATTGGCACCGATCATCTCACTTCTCTGGAGAAGGCGAAAGTGAATGAGATTGCTCCCTCTCTCATGGTGTCGGCACAAGACGGCTGGCGAGATCAACTGCAGAAGATTGGCCATTTTTTAAATAGAGAAGACAAGGCGGCGCAATGGATAGATCGATATGAGCAGAGGGTTCAGTCCGCCCGGACACAGATTGGCGAAGTGTTGGGACAGGACAGGATACTCGCTCTGCGCATCTATGGGCACCGCATCCATATCTACGGGAATCGCGGACTGGAGGAGGTGCTCTATCACGACCTCAAGCTGGAATCCGCGTGCCGGCGCGGCGCGTCCAGCGGTCCGCCGTTGACATTGGAGCAAGTGGCGGAGCTTGCCCCCGACCGAATTCTGGTCCTGATATGTCCCGAAGCGGCGTCCCGCGCCTTCTGGCTGGCGCTGCAGCATTCACCCGAATGGCGGAAGCTGACAGCGGTGAAGAACCGGTATGTCTATCCCATTGCCTCCGACCCGTGGTGCGAATATTCGGCAGTCGCCATCACGCGGATGCTTGATGAAGCCTTGCTGCTGTTTACAGGAAATTGTCCAAATGGTTTTCTGGATAACGGCTATGGTGAATCCTTCGCCACCTGATCTATACTCAGGTCGAATGAGAATCATTATCACTTAGGGGGAGATATACCGTGTCAACATCTTTAGTTCATGCCAAGTCCCGCTTCATGGCCCGCATGTCGGGATTGCTGTGCTGCGTGCTTCTGGGAAGCGTGCTGGCGGCCTGCTCTACGTCGGAGAGCAAAGCCGCGCCGACCGGCCAGCCAAGTTCCACAACCGTCACGGAAGTGTCTGCGGCAGCGGGGGACAGCGGCGCGAAGCCTTCCGGCGGCGAGCGGACGGTA contains the following coding sequences:
- a CDS encoding Rpn family recombination-promoting nuclease/putative transposase codes for the protein MKTADVQQLHRLNPKNDFLFKRLFGEKEGKRLLIGLLNAILRREGAQMITDVSIIEDTKLARELVEDKEAVLDILCEVDGREKVNVEMQVRRFVRMDYRSLFYVGKLLTESLHHGDPYDRLQRSIGVNILDHHYLPLEKFHSTFHLYEDEERSYMLTDILELHFIECPKFRRLPFDIRDPLHRWLRFLDQQTTTEQLEELMTVDELFKEAEARLSYLASDEETRRRYALREKALHDRASLLNDARTAGLKEGIKEGIKEGINNTAINMLKEGLDAALICRITGLDAAQIERLKENRMCKPETNGQAEIT
- a CDS encoding MFS transporter → MPTPLTATLSTEDKPEQQANPRRWYALAVILLPTLLISLNTYMIQVALPSMQRSLHASFAEAQLIVTGFSLGLAVALMASGKLGDRYGRKRMLFIGVSGFTLMAALGGLTLEPALLIAIRIVQGLAAAFIQPQVLSIMQVSFTQREKPLAFGVYGAMIGFGFASGLILGGVLVNWNLFDLGWRTVFFFNVPFGLLVLLLLPMVPESRGEQAHGLDWAGTVLLMGGLFLVVYPLSEGQKQGWTAWTWLCLLAALPLLAAFVMVELRKRKRGAVPLVDLSIFKHRSFRAGMAAVVVIYLSLFSFFFIVSYYVQYGLHRGVQYASLVFLPLGAGLFLTSLLSARIVRRWGLPVLKIGALTVGASCLLFIGSLTIDAADLLHVRNVLILLAYGLGLGLVTTPLVNVVLGTVPAQEAGTGSGLFTTLMYLANSLGVALIGIVFSASLGPGEADLPDYVRAFAVSVAASGGMALTAFLCLCFLPNPGGAQSETAA
- a CDS encoding suppressor of fused domain protein, translated to MKNIILEEFSPVCPIQAFVEEYEDCVYFYLWNYPGEEYASVRACWVRNYGPAPESLDVEAMGHGRAPMLPRDCCAHPDGAERLDPEQLAVVWFEEGDAAALLYRDEIVSVIPGWAGSSGDEHSYPGYARDCIGESNLCFPLGTPDSNALFRRIELAKQFWQSWDEHTWTGLQQQYLEAIESGLGPVTNYYAIDGGNWPPRAMVTVEQGDVTYVVTLGTSILPQPKVEQYTETPELLRRFEFAFACDSRWLAEHGKPMLQYISGQTNLPWTYLTFVANGHTIPCGEIGLSHERFTAVALAQPPHAPAVALPEIGGDPLNLLWMIPITEEERHYAEEQGTERLFERASAPEEWIFNGEAKFSL
- a CDS encoding helix-turn-helix domain-containing protein, with translation MVSKKELPTDRSLRTPDRSRKTELNAIKEFMDQHYDESLSIGQLARMANISPKYFVDLFKKTYGLSAMDYLTAVRMNHAKRYLAESGERLRDIALKVGYKDEFYFSRKFKKEVGVSPSDFAKNARRHIAACSSALIGQLLALDVMPVAAPLDPKWTPHYYHALRTEIRSHLMLTAPYAYRPFEVNLNKLVQARPDAIIGTDHLTSLEKAKVNEIAPSLMVSAQDGWRDQLQKIGHFLNREDKAAQWIDRYEQRVQSARTQIGEVLGQDRILALRIYGHRIHIYGNRGLEEVLYHDLKLESACRRGASSGPPLTLEQVAELAPDRILVLICPEAASRAFWLALQHSPEWRKLTAVKNRYVYPIASDPWCEYSAVAITRMLDEALLLFTGNCPNGFLDNGYGESFAT